Proteins encoded in a region of the Corallococcus caeni genome:
- a CDS encoding phospholipase D-like domain-containing protein, producing MRPIDAELLSGSALYREVVLRKLAHARESVWMATANVKAMYVERSKGAFVPLLEVLDGLAARGVALRLLHAELPSRPFRAAFDARSRLVKGGLELKVCPRVHFKAVVVDGAWVYLGSANLTGAGLGAKGDDVRNFEMGFVTEDFDTIDRTTALFDAVWSGAECRGCRLRAVCPDPILPSGVGQAKKRGRDAVRLGKSRRLSRPREDSP from the coding sequence ATGAGGCCCATCGACGCGGAGCTGCTGTCGGGGAGCGCGCTGTACCGGGAGGTCGTGCTGCGCAAGCTGGCCCACGCGCGCGAGTCGGTGTGGATGGCCACCGCCAACGTGAAGGCCATGTACGTGGAGCGCTCGAAGGGCGCGTTCGTGCCGCTGCTGGAGGTGCTGGACGGGCTGGCCGCCCGGGGCGTGGCGCTGCGGCTCCTGCACGCGGAACTGCCCAGCCGGCCGTTCCGGGCCGCGTTCGACGCCCGCTCCCGGCTGGTGAAGGGCGGGCTGGAACTGAAGGTGTGCCCGCGCGTGCACTTCAAGGCGGTGGTGGTGGATGGCGCCTGGGTCTACCTGGGAAGTGCCAACCTCACCGGCGCGGGACTGGGCGCCAAGGGCGATGACGTCCGCAACTTCGAGATGGGCTTCGTGACCGAGGACTTCGACACCATCGACCGGACGACCGCCCTCTTTGACGCGGTGTGGAGCGGCGCCGAGTGCCGCGGGTGTCGGCTCCGCGCGGTGTGTCCGGACCCCATCTTGCCCTCCGGCGTCGGACAGGCGAAGAAACGGGGACGGGACGCGGTGCGGTTGGGGAAGTCCCGGCGATTGAGCCGTCCACGGGAGGACTCGCCATGA
- a CDS encoding helix-turn-helix transcriptional regulator has translation MEQRLATLIGNAVRVARQRLELTQADVAERVGIATEVYGRLERGHMLPSVRTLRKLCLVLSCSSDVLLGLSATAAVTEDGAPQLAEDPPEYRERPEVRRLMRTVRKLDSPRLRLLGQVAHALER, from the coding sequence ATGGAACAACGACTGGCAACCCTCATTGGAAACGCGGTGCGAGTGGCCCGGCAGCGGCTGGAGCTGACGCAGGCCGATGTCGCCGAGCGCGTTGGCATCGCCACCGAGGTGTACGGGCGGCTGGAGCGCGGGCACATGCTGCCCAGCGTGCGGACGTTGCGGAAGCTGTGCCTGGTGCTCAGCTGCTCGTCGGACGTGCTGCTCGGGTTGAGCGCGACGGCGGCGGTGACGGAGGACGGCGCGCCGCAGCTCGCGGAGGACCCGCCGGAGTACCGCGAGCGTCCCGAGGTGCGCCGCCTCATGCGCACCGTGCGCAAGCTGGACTCCCCGCGCCTGCGCCTCTTGGGTCAGGTCGCGCACGCGCTGGAGCGATGA
- a CDS encoding TetR/AcrR family transcriptional regulator, with product MAGALAAKRVIPLRARRDEDKEARRRELLDAARALFEATSFAQVKMADVAARTGLAKGTVFLYFPTKEALFLALLEDLLTAWFAKLNRRLAQGGTWTGHQLACAVAGSLEGEETFTRLLALMQTVLEQNVTVAQAQAFKERVLVAMGTTAALLQARLPFLTPQMAGQLIRHVHALMTGLRQMADIAPVAREVLTLPHMAPLRVDFTAELTAAITTLLRGLESR from the coding sequence ATGGCGGGAGCACTGGCCGCGAAGCGGGTCATTCCGCTGCGGGCGCGGCGGGACGAGGACAAGGAAGCGCGGCGGCGGGAGCTGCTGGACGCGGCGCGCGCGCTGTTCGAGGCGACGTCGTTCGCCCAGGTGAAGATGGCGGACGTCGCGGCGCGCACGGGCCTGGCGAAGGGGACGGTGTTCCTCTACTTCCCGACGAAGGAGGCGCTGTTCCTGGCGCTCCTGGAGGACCTGCTCACCGCGTGGTTCGCGAAGCTGAACAGGCGCCTGGCCCAGGGCGGCACGTGGACGGGCCACCAGCTGGCGTGCGCGGTGGCCGGGTCGCTGGAGGGGGAGGAGACCTTCACGCGGCTGCTGGCGCTGATGCAGACGGTGCTGGAGCAGAACGTGACCGTGGCGCAGGCGCAGGCGTTCAAGGAGCGCGTGCTGGTGGCCATGGGGACGACGGCGGCGCTGCTCCAGGCGCGGCTGCCCTTCCTCACGCCCCAGATGGCGGGCCAGCTCATCCGCCACGTGCACGCGCTGATGACGGGCCTGCGGCAGATGGCGGACATCGCGCCCGTGGCGCGCGAGGTGCTGACGCTGCCGCACATGGCGCCCCTGCGCGTGGACTTCACCGCCGAGCTGACGGCGGCCATCACCACCCTTCTTCGCGGGCTCGAGTCCCGCTGA
- a CDS encoding sensor histidine kinase, whose protein sequence is MTLPAARAWDAADADVRARQRVRRRTYWLCALLISLGSLAHPLMLGGFRADFLAVHLVWAGTFFVLGAAVGAGWLRPPFSGIAAGTVSLTALTVCIQLTGGLASPLFPSFYTVPLFVAVFVPGQRLPVWSAIGGTLAAVVLMTWLARVPWTVFVSQCISLVFVFAVSAHGAEAFRKLRAAERTAHLERVEALRRLAESESRRARVERQRAEVERLVVVGQLAAGVAHEVNNPLAYVKSNLHYLQEEWAHGAPDDLEDVRRVLDETQQGVLRIQQIVTDLRLFSREAPDGAESCDVAETLAEAQRLASVRLRSLGVVERDVTPGLAPARVTARHLVQVLVNLLLNAADALEAARSSKPAHVMLRARMDDGRVRVEVEDNGPGIPEAALPRLFEPFFTTKPPGKGTGLGLALCRDYVARAGGTLEAENRAEGGARFILRLPVAGTSSPPVHREAPAPVDANAEPAAE, encoded by the coding sequence GTGACGCTCCCGGCCGCCAGAGCGTGGGACGCCGCGGACGCGGATGTCCGGGCCCGTCAGCGGGTCCGGCGGCGCACGTATTGGCTGTGCGCGCTGCTCATCTCGCTGGGCTCGCTGGCGCATCCGCTGATGCTGGGCGGCTTCCGCGCCGACTTCCTCGCGGTGCACCTGGTGTGGGCCGGGACGTTCTTCGTGCTGGGGGCGGCCGTGGGGGCCGGGTGGCTGCGTCCGCCGTTCAGCGGCATCGCGGCGGGCACCGTCAGCCTGACGGCGCTCACGGTGTGCATCCAGCTCACCGGCGGCCTGGCGAGCCCGCTGTTCCCCTCGTTCTACACGGTGCCTCTCTTCGTCGCCGTCTTCGTCCCGGGCCAGCGGCTGCCGGTGTGGTCCGCCATCGGCGGCACGCTGGCGGCGGTGGTGCTGATGACGTGGCTGGCGCGCGTGCCCTGGACGGTGTTCGTCAGCCAGTGCATCAGCCTCGTCTTCGTGTTCGCGGTGTCCGCGCACGGCGCGGAGGCCTTCCGCAAGCTGCGCGCCGCGGAGCGCACCGCGCACCTGGAGCGCGTGGAGGCCCTGCGGCGGCTGGCGGAGAGCGAGTCGCGCCGCGCGCGCGTGGAGCGCCAGCGCGCGGAGGTGGAGCGGCTGGTGGTGGTGGGGCAGCTGGCCGCGGGCGTGGCCCACGAGGTGAACAACCCGCTCGCGTACGTGAAGTCGAACCTGCACTACCTCCAGGAGGAATGGGCGCACGGCGCGCCCGACGACCTGGAGGACGTGCGGCGCGTGCTGGATGAAACGCAGCAGGGCGTGCTGCGCATCCAGCAGATCGTCACCGACCTGCGCCTGTTCTCCCGCGAGGCCCCCGACGGCGCGGAGTCCTGCGACGTCGCGGAGACGCTGGCCGAGGCGCAGCGGCTGGCCTCGGTGCGGCTGCGGAGCCTGGGCGTGGTGGAGCGCGACGTCACGCCGGGGCTGGCCCCCGCGCGCGTCACGGCCCGCCACCTGGTGCAGGTGCTGGTGAACCTGCTGCTCAACGCCGCGGACGCGCTGGAGGCCGCCCGCTCCAGCAAGCCCGCGCACGTGATGCTGCGCGCGCGCATGGACGACGGCCGCGTGCGGGTGGAGGTGGAGGACAACGGACCGGGCATCCCGGAGGCCGCGCTGCCGCGCCTCTTCGAGCCCTTCTTCACCACCAAGCCGCCCGGCAAGGGCACCGGCCTGGGCCTGGCGCTCTGCCGCGACTACGTGGCGCGCGCGGGCGGCACCCTGGAGGCGGAGAACCGCGCGGAAGGCGGTGCGCGCTTCATCCTCCGGCTGCCCGTCGCCGGCACTTCATCCCCCCCTGTCCACCGCGAAGCCCCCGCTCCCGTGGACGCGAACGCGGAGCCCGCGGCCGAGTAG
- a CDS encoding NAD(P)H-dependent flavin oxidoreductase, whose product MAPSRIDTAVTRMLGIRYPIIAAPMFLVSNAALLEAAGRAGAIGAVPSLNFRTAQAYRDFLDTFPKNVPFGVNLILKWAERLEEDVAATVARKVPLVITSLGDPTPIVERVHAYGGKVWSDVISLRHAEKAVKAGVDALVAVGSGAGGHAGNLSPLVLGPWLKAELGVPVVLAGALSTGRHLAATLALGLDGAYVGTRFLATEEAGAAPDYKQALVDSNPEDLEYTKEVTGVHGNFIKRALERFRAGQGKAWKDTWSAGQGVAFVKDVLPAATVVERMVREYSEARAALPSES is encoded by the coding sequence ATGGCCCCTTCGCGCATCGACACCGCCGTCACCCGGATGTTGGGCATCCGCTATCCCATCATCGCCGCGCCCATGTTCCTGGTGTCCAACGCCGCGCTGCTGGAGGCCGCCGGACGCGCGGGCGCCATCGGCGCGGTGCCGTCGCTCAACTTCCGCACCGCGCAGGCGTACCGGGACTTCCTCGACACGTTCCCCAAGAACGTGCCCTTCGGCGTGAACCTCATCCTCAAGTGGGCCGAGCGCCTGGAGGAGGACGTGGCCGCGACGGTGGCGCGCAAGGTCCCGCTGGTCATCACCAGCCTGGGCGACCCCACGCCCATCGTGGAGCGCGTGCACGCGTACGGCGGCAAGGTGTGGAGCGACGTGATTTCGCTGCGCCACGCGGAGAAGGCCGTGAAGGCGGGCGTGGACGCGCTCGTCGCCGTGGGCAGCGGCGCGGGCGGCCACGCGGGCAACCTGAGCCCCCTGGTGCTGGGGCCGTGGCTCAAGGCGGAGCTGGGCGTGCCGGTGGTGCTCGCGGGCGCGCTGTCCACGGGGCGCCACCTGGCCGCGACGCTCGCGCTGGGGCTGGATGGCGCGTACGTGGGCACGCGCTTTTTGGCCACGGAGGAGGCGGGCGCCGCGCCCGACTACAAGCAGGCGCTGGTGGACTCGAACCCGGAGGACCTGGAGTACACGAAGGAGGTGACGGGCGTGCACGGCAACTTCATCAAGAGAGCGCTGGAGCGCTTCCGCGCGGGCCAGGGCAAGGCGTGGAAGGACACCTGGAGCGCGGGCCAGGGCGTGGCCTTCGTGAAGGACGTGCTGCCCGCCGCCACCGTCGTCGAGCGCATGGTGCGCGAGTACTCCGAAGCACGCGCCGCGCTGCCGTCCGAATCCTGA